GTATAAAGATACTTCTCGCCTGTTTGAGAACCAGCCACAGTATTTTAATCAATATATTCCCGCCGCTAACATGGCCCTACGGGAAATGCTGACGGTTGATGGTATTAGTAAAAAGGACAAGCAAAAGCTCATTACCCGTAGGATATTAAGCGGTCGTTCCATGTTTTCGTTAGGTAAAGATATCTATCAAGCTTGGAGGGCGGTGAAATAATGCAAGGGCAAATAAGCAAAAAGCTAAAACATCTCAAGGGTGAAACCAACATCGACGACAAATTATATTTAAACCGTTGGAAGCCGGATCACCAGTCCCATCTTGTAATCAAAGATCCTACTGTATGTGCGGAAAAATGTGCAGGCAAGGACTGTACATTTTTCTGCCCTGCTAGGGTTTATGAGTGGAGAGATGACCGAATTAGTGTGGGGCATGAAGGATGTCTGGAGTGTGGTGCCTGCCGCATAGCCTGCCCCCATGGCAATATCGGGTGGCGTTATCCCCGGGGCGGTTACGGGGTGCAGTTTAGATTAGCTTGACTGGCAAAATGGCAACACCCACTTCACCGGAATATTGGAAGTGGGTGTTTTTTTACTTATTTACAACGACTGAATAAACCAAAACGGATCAGAGCTGCTTGTTCCGGCAGGTAACGGATATAGCGTTCGTCCCAGAATTTTGACCATTCCCCAAGGGACGTTAAATTTTCAGATTGGAGTTCCTGATAAAGCTTTTCCCACAGAGCGGCCTGTATTTCCGAGCGTCTCGGGCCGGTATAATCGGAAAGGTAGCATTCATGTTCGAGGCAAATGGGTGCGACTAAAACCCCTGTTTGGCTGGAGTTAGCCGCTTCCCATACCGGCAAGTAAAGGCGTTGACAAATTCGAAACAAAAGTGTTTTTAACTCCCGTTGGTTCACTTGCAGCACAACTGGTAAAGATTCATCGGCCATATTAAAGGATGCTAATATTTCCTTAATGGCTTCCCGCAAATCATCATAGGGCTGTTTGGCTGGTAATGGGATGGATTGTGTATAGGGGTGGGACAACTTTAATGGCACCTGCTGGCAGTGAAGGGGAGCCATAGGTGCATGGGGCAACCCCTTTTCTGTCATTCCAAAAACCAGTTGTTTATCCCCTTCGATCACCTTAATGACATATCGGGAAAATGGGTGTTCGCTGGACAGAAAACAGGCTGCCAACGGCGCCTTAACTGTATAAATAGGGTACTGGCGTGCCTTTGATTCGGTCATTAACATGCCGTTGCTGCGTAAGGTGAGAATCTTTGCGGTAATACCCAGGCTACCCATAGCCTTAGCCAATTGGTCATAAAATTGGCCAACCCCCAGCACTAATAATGCATTGGTTAATAGTAGATTCTCTCGTTCTGTATAACCAATCTTGTTAAAGATAGTACCCATCACAATCGGTAACGGACCAAGGTGTTTTTCAACCAAAGGACTGACCGTCTGTTTAGTTAAATACCGCCAGGAAAAGAAAGAAGGATTAATGGCCAACAGGTTTATTTTTTTTTTGCCCATACTTTTTATGGCAGCTTCCAGGCTTTCAAAACTATCCACCGTTGCTGTCTCAATCAGTTTTGCCAGGGGAGAGTGTTCAAGGGGAGGATTGTTTCTAGTTATTTTAGGTAGATAACGAATATAGCCAATTCTATGCTTGATAATTTTGCCAACCCCAAAGAGGTTTAAAAAGTCAGTGGTAATGAAGATGGTTTTAATTTCCTGTGGGTTAATGAATGTCTGCTTTAACAATTGGTTTAATCCATTATTGAGGGCATAGGCTAAATCTTCATAGGCCAGCCTAGTGGTTGCTATTATAAGGTCTTCCATGGCCAGCAGGCCAGAAATATGTTTTTCTTCGATCAGAAAACTAATGGAATAATTCATAACCTTAAACCCCGTTGTTGAAATAATAATTTGGATGCAATTGCTCCAAGGGCTCGTACTGGGTCTTATATCCAAAGGTAGATGGACCAATTACTGCCAGGGCCTCTCTGGTACGCAGTTGGTTGGGACAGGGAATACCGATCACAGCGATTTGCCTGCCGGTGTAAATCTCATTATTATTGATGGGTTGCCCCGAGGGATATTCCAAAAAGGAAATAATGTCCGGCACCATGGCCACCATCTTTTCATTGTGATAGGCAAATGCATTTTCGTTTTCAACCAGCACTTGAAAGGTATCGTCCTGATATTGGTTAATTCCCTTAAGAATAATGGATTTTAACTTTAGTGTAGCAATGTTACCGAATTCTACTACGGTGCCGATGAAGAGTTCAATGGCTTGTCCATAAATGGAGTTTTTGGTAATATATTGCAGGCGCCAGAAAGCCTCTTGATAATGATTGTTTTTTAATGCCTGGCCCATTTCCAGGGCAAAGGAAAGGGTGCCTGGAATGATGGCTTCTTTCATTTCTTGTCCGTTCATAGCAAGACCGGCGAAGTATCCTACGCCACCATATTCCACCAGAGTTTTTCGAATATTGTAGTAATGTAAAAAATGATCCTTATAAAACAATAAATTCTCTTTGCCTTCCGAATTGGTAAGGGCAGAAGGGGTACTGGGTTGACCGTAGATGTGGAAAGTGGTCATCTGTAATTCCGGGAAAGCCCGTCCCATGCCATCACCGTCAACCAAAGGGATACCGGTTCTGGCGGCCACCAGTACAGGATAGAGGATATTGATGCCAGCCCCTTCCAGAGCAAAGAGGGCATCGATTTTACGGTTAATATTTTTTTCCAGAAGTTCAATGGCCCGTTCTCCTTCGCTGCCATCCGGCAGGTTTTCTTCCATTAGTTCGGGGGAACCAAGTAAACCAATGGAAGCAACGGTATAGTTGTCCGGCAATTGATGGTAGGGGATTACTTCAACTTGAGACTTGTGCTTTCCCAAGTAATTCTCCAAGGTTGTACTCAAAATAAAGGCATTGCCACCACCGCCGGAACCCAACAGAATGCTGCCCAGGGATAATGGTAAAATATCTTGAACAATGAGGATTTCGGCCATCTTTGCTTACTCCTTTAGTTTATATTTTTTAATTCGACGGTAGAGGGTGGCCAAACTAACTCCTAAAGCAGCCGCTGCCTTTTTCTTTCCATCAGTATGCCAACCGAAACGATTTAGCATCTGAATAAGTTCTGCTTGAGACCGTTGTCCACTGCTTTTTCGAGTTTGAGGCTCCACTGGCTGGATACCAATTGGTTGATTTTCCTCTTTGATTGGTTGTTGAATGGTGATTGGCAAATCCTCCGGAGAAATAATATCTTGGTTGTGAATATTAACCAGATATTCCACCAAATTTTCCAGTTCTCGGATGTTGCCCGGCCAATGATATTTTACTAACTGTTGCAAGGCGGCGTAAGACAAAATCTTAAAGGGTTTCTTTAACAAGATACAGTATTTTCTTAAATAATAATGAAGCAGTAGTTCAGTGTCTTCCGGGCGTTGTCGCAAG
This genomic interval from Desulforamulus reducens MI-1 contains the following:
- a CDS encoding ferredoxin family protein, with the protein product MQGQISKKLKHLKGETNIDDKLYLNRWKPDHQSHLVIKDPTVCAEKCAGKDCTFFCPARVYEWRDDRISVGHEGCLECGACRIACPHGNIGWRYPRGGYGVQFRLA
- a CDS encoding N-methylhydantoinase A/acetone carboxylase subunit beta-like protein, which produces MNYSISFLIEEKHISGLLAMEDLIIATTRLAYEDLAYALNNGLNQLLKQTFINPQEIKTIFITTDFLNLFGVGKIIKHRIGYIRYLPKITRNNPPLEHSPLAKLIETATVDSFESLEAAIKSMGKKKINLLAINPSFFSWRYLTKQTVSPLVEKHLGPLPIVMGTIFNKIGYTERENLLLTNALLVLGVGQFYDQLAKAMGSLGITAKILTLRSNGMLMTESKARQYPIYTVKAPLAACFLSSEHPFSRYVIKVIEGDKQLVFGMTEKGLPHAPMAPLHCQQVPLKLSHPYTQSIPLPAKQPYDDLREAIKEILASFNMADESLPVVLQVNQRELKTLLFRICQRLYLPVWEAANSSQTGVLVAPICLEHECYLSDYTGPRRSEIQAALWEKLYQELQSENLTSLGEWSKFWDERYIRYLPEQAALIRFGLFSRCK
- a CDS encoding DUF917 domain-containing protein, with product MAEILIVQDILPLSLGSILLGSGGGGNAFILSTTLENYLGKHKSQVEVIPYHQLPDNYTVASIGLLGSPELMEENLPDGSEGERAIELLEKNINRKIDALFALEGAGINILYPVLVAARTGIPLVDGDGMGRAFPELQMTTFHIYGQPSTPSALTNSEGKENLLFYKDHFLHYYNIRKTLVEYGGVGYFAGLAMNGQEMKEAIIPGTLSFALEMGQALKNNHYQEAFWRLQYITKNSIYGQAIELFIGTVVEFGNIATLKLKSIILKGINQYQDDTFQVLVENENAFAYHNEKMVAMVPDIISFLEYPSGQPINNNEIYTGRQIAVIGIPCPNQLRTREALAVIGPSTFGYKTQYEPLEQLHPNYYFNNGV